One segment of Phaeacidiphilus oryzae TH49 DNA contains the following:
- a CDS encoding GNAT family N-acetyltransferase produces the protein MFLRPIHASAADALTVRQIKTRAFTALAAERGEPPPPPMTPAQIRRNDARLRHLVHTDPHGCWLAERDDGEPVGVALALRRESLWGLSLLAVVPEAQGKGAGRMLLDQVRAYGRGCLRGIIVSSADPRAARRYHGAGFRLHPMMRLTGAVDAASLPDPGPTPVHLGDIEHQHLLDSVDRRTRGGAHGPDHVRLLAAADELLLVDTLSGSGYCYRTGGRIDLLAATSRRLAARLLIEALSRTPPGEEALVEHLTAEQDWAVDVGLAAGLTVGNRGYLALRGMRPPAPYLPSGAYL, from the coding sequence ATGTTCCTGCGTCCGATCCACGCCTCCGCCGCGGACGCCCTGACCGTCCGCCAGATCAAGACCCGGGCGTTCACCGCCCTGGCCGCCGAGCGCGGCGAGCCGCCGCCCCCGCCGATGACCCCTGCCCAGATCCGGCGGAACGACGCCCGCCTCCGCCACCTCGTCCACACCGACCCGCACGGCTGCTGGCTGGCCGAGCGGGACGACGGGGAGCCGGTCGGCGTCGCGCTGGCGCTCCGGCGGGAGAGCCTGTGGGGCCTCTCCCTGCTGGCCGTCGTCCCCGAGGCGCAGGGCAAGGGGGCGGGCAGGATGCTGCTGGACCAGGTGCGCGCGTACGGCAGAGGCTGCCTGCGCGGGATCATCGTCTCCTCGGCCGATCCCCGGGCCGCCCGCCGCTACCACGGGGCCGGCTTCCGGCTGCATCCGATGATGCGGCTGACCGGCGCGGTCGACGCCGCCTCGCTGCCGGACCCCGGGCCGACCCCCGTCCACCTCGGCGACATCGAGCACCAGCACCTGCTGGACTCGGTCGACCGCAGGACCCGCGGCGGGGCGCACGGCCCCGACCACGTCCGGCTGCTGGCGGCCGCCGACGAGCTGCTGCTGGTGGACACCCTCTCCGGGAGCGGCTACTGCTACCGCACCGGCGGACGGATCGACCTGCTGGCCGCGACCTCTCGGCGGCTGGCCGCACGGCTGCTGATCGAGGCGCTCTCCCGCACCCCGCCGGGCGAGGAGGCGCTGGTCGAGCACCTCACCGCCGAGCAGGACTGGGCGGTGGACGTCGGCCTGGCGGCCGGCCTCACCGTCGGCAACCGCGGCTACCTCGCCCTGCGGGGGATGCGCCCGCCGGCCCCGTACCTCCCCAGCGGCGCCTACCTCTGA
- the erpA gene encoding iron-sulfur cluster insertion protein ErpA: protein MTVQDETTTDGGVILTDTAAEKVKSLLEQEGREDLALRVAVQPGGCSGLRYQLFFDERALDGDVVKDFGGVRVVVDRMSAPYLGGATIDFVDTIEKQGFTIDNPNATGSCACGDSFS, encoded by the coding sequence ATGACCGTCCAGGACGAGACCACCACCGACGGCGGGGTCATCCTCACCGACACCGCGGCGGAGAAGGTCAAGAGCCTGCTGGAGCAGGAGGGTCGCGAGGACCTGGCGCTGCGAGTCGCCGTCCAGCCCGGTGGTTGCTCCGGCCTTCGCTACCAGCTCTTCTTCGACGAGCGCGCGCTCGACGGAGACGTGGTCAAGGACTTCGGCGGCGTCCGCGTCGTGGTCGACCGGATGAGCGCCCCGTACCTGGGTGGGGCCACGATCGACTTCGTGGACACCATCGAGAAGCAGGGCTTCACCATCGACAACCCGAACGCGACCGGCTCCTGCGCCTGCGGCGACTCCTTCAGCTGA
- a CDS encoding carbohydrate kinase family protein — protein sequence MRIAVTGSIATDHLMSFPGRFTDQLVADQLHTVSLSFLVDELEVRRGGVAPNICFGMGLLGLTPALVGAAGSDFDEYRAWLERHRVDTRSVHISELKHTARFVCTTDSQQNQIASFYAGAMAEARNIELRPVAERLGGLDLVLIGADDPEAMVRHTEECRGLGYPFAADPSQQVARLEGEQIRDLVDGAAYLFSNEYEKALIESKTGWSDEEILTRVGVRVTTLGAKGARIERKGEPQILVPVPQEKAKVDPTGVGDAFRAGFVAGLSWELDLERAAQVGSMMATLVIETLGTQEYELGAGRFLERFALAYGEDAAEEIRGRIA from the coding sequence GTGCGCATCGCCGTCACCGGCTCCATCGCCACCGACCACCTGATGAGCTTCCCCGGCCGGTTCACCGACCAGCTCGTCGCCGACCAGCTGCACACCGTCTCGCTCTCCTTCCTGGTCGACGAGCTGGAGGTACGCCGGGGCGGTGTGGCGCCGAACATCTGCTTCGGGATGGGCCTCCTCGGGCTGACCCCGGCGCTGGTCGGCGCGGCCGGCTCGGACTTCGACGAGTACCGGGCGTGGCTGGAGCGGCACCGGGTGGACACCCGCTCGGTGCACATCTCGGAGCTGAAGCACACCGCGCGGTTCGTCTGCACCACGGACTCCCAGCAGAACCAGATCGCCTCCTTCTACGCCGGGGCGATGGCCGAGGCGCGGAACATCGAACTGCGGCCGGTGGCCGAGCGGTTGGGCGGCCTCGACCTGGTGCTGATCGGGGCCGACGACCCGGAGGCGATGGTCCGGCACACCGAGGAGTGCCGGGGGCTCGGCTACCCGTTCGCCGCTGACCCCTCGCAGCAGGTGGCCCGGCTGGAGGGGGAGCAGATCCGGGACCTGGTGGACGGCGCCGCGTACCTCTTCTCCAACGAGTACGAGAAGGCGCTGATCGAGTCGAAGACCGGGTGGAGCGACGAGGAGATCCTCACCCGGGTCGGCGTCCGGGTCACCACGCTGGGCGCGAAGGGCGCCCGGATCGAGCGCAAGGGCGAGCCGCAGATCCTGGTGCCGGTCCCGCAGGAGAAGGCGAAGGTCGACCCGACCGGAGTCGGCGACGCCTTCCGGGCCGGCTTCGTGGCCGGCCTCTCCTGGGAGCTGGATCTGGAGCGGGCGGCGCAGGTGGGTTCGATGATGGCCACCCTGGTGATCGAGACCCTCGGCACCCAGGAGTACGAGCTGGGCGCGGGCCGCTTCCTGGAGCGTTTCGCCCTGGCGTACGGGGAGGACGCGGCCGAGGAGATCCGGGGGCGGATCGCCTGA
- a CDS encoding class F sortase: MAAPPVGGSRARRASGFAGRVRPRVLRALRRLRSARARRRLARRLLGGVSGAVLGAALLGTAHGGGAQPARPAEGLATGAPAAAARTTSTDAVGMARAAGMLGSAGGRPAAPAGPEPQQRPPAAASRGSVQPLPASTPVSLAVPAIRLRAPLLALGLDKTGAVETPPYDMPGTAAWFRDSPAPGSAGAAVLVGHVDTPTGPAVFWNLAALRAGARIEVTRLDGRVAVFTVERVRSYSKAAFPAKEVYSGSGPADRAELRLITCGGAFDRKRAEYTGNVVVYARLSAVR; encoded by the coding sequence GTGGCCGCACCGCCGGTGGGCGGCTCCAGGGCCCGGCGGGCCTCCGGTTTCGCGGGGCGGGTGCGGCCGCGGGTGCTCCGCGCGCTGCGGCGGCTGCGCAGCGCCCGGGCCCGCAGGCGGCTGGCCAGGAGGCTGCTCGGCGGGGTCTCCGGTGCGGTGCTCGGCGCCGCGCTGCTGGGGACCGCCCATGGCGGGGGCGCCCAGCCGGCGCGGCCCGCCGAGGGCCTGGCGACCGGCGCGCCCGCCGCGGCGGCGCGTACCACCAGTACGGACGCGGTCGGGATGGCGCGGGCCGCCGGGATGCTGGGCTCCGCCGGCGGCCGGCCCGCGGCCCCCGCCGGGCCCGAGCCGCAGCAGCGCCCCCCGGCGGCGGCTTCGCGGGGAAGCGTGCAGCCGCTGCCCGCCTCCACGCCGGTGTCGCTCGCCGTTCCGGCGATCAGGCTGCGGGCGCCGTTGCTGGCGCTGGGGCTGGACAAGACCGGGGCGGTGGAGACGCCGCCGTACGACATGCCGGGGACGGCGGCCTGGTTCCGGGACTCGCCGGCGCCGGGGTCGGCCGGGGCCGCGGTGCTGGTCGGCCATGTGGACACCCCCACCGGGCCGGCGGTGTTCTGGAACCTGGCCGCGCTGCGGGCCGGCGCGCGGATCGAGGTCACCAGGCTGGACGGCAGGGTGGCGGTCTTCACGGTGGAGCGGGTGCGCTCCTACTCCAAGGCGGCCTTCCCCGCCAAGGAGGTGTACTCCGGCTCCGGGCCGGCCGACCGGGCCGAGCTGCGGCTGATCACCTGCGGCGGCGCGTTCGACCGCAAGCGGGCGGAGTACACCGGGAACGTCGTCGTCTACGCGCGGCTGAGCGCGGTGCGCTGA
- a CDS encoding cysteine desulfurase/sulfurtransferase TusA family protein has protein sequence MLVPPRGYFDAASAVPLHPLAREAYLAAADEGWADPARLYRAGRQARQLLDAARESLAAELGARPDELAFTTSGTHSLHLGVLGTLAARRRVGRHLVHSAVEHSAVLHAAASADADADITSVPVDRHARVSPEDFAAALREDTALACLQSANHEVGTLQPVADAAAACAERGLPLLVDAAQTAGRLPTPDGWSLLAASAHKWGGPPGIGVLAVRKGTRYRSPLPPDERVHGSSANTPGIPGFPDIPAITAAAVALRAVRAEAAAENARLRALTDRLRARVPELVPDVSVLGPADPDARLPHLVTFSCLYVDGEALLTELDRSGFALSSGSSCTSSTLTPSHVLAAMGVLTEGNLRLSLPPGTPESEVDRFLEVLPKAVASVRAHLAPDAPAASAPALQEQLVLDTLGRRCPVPIIELAKHLTDVPVGGTILVVSDDEAARLDVPAWCEMRGQEYLGESPGPEHGLPAGTGYAVRRRS, from the coding sequence ATGCTCGTCCCGCCGCGCGGATACTTCGACGCCGCCTCCGCCGTCCCGCTCCACCCCCTCGCCCGCGAGGCCTACCTCGCCGCCGCCGACGAGGGCTGGGCCGACCCCGCCCGCCTCTACCGCGCCGGCCGCCAGGCCAGGCAACTGCTGGACGCCGCCCGAGAGTCCCTCGCCGCCGAACTCGGCGCCCGTCCCGACGAGCTCGCCTTCACCACCTCCGGGACCCACTCCCTCCACCTCGGCGTCCTCGGCACCCTCGCCGCCCGCCGGCGCGTCGGCCGCCACCTCGTCCACTCGGCCGTCGAGCACTCCGCGGTCCTCCACGCCGCCGCGTCCGCCGACGCCGACGCCGACATCACCTCCGTCCCCGTCGACCGCCACGCCCGCGTCTCCCCCGAGGACTTCGCCGCCGCCCTCCGCGAGGACACCGCGCTGGCCTGCCTCCAGTCCGCCAACCACGAGGTCGGCACCCTCCAGCCGGTCGCCGACGCGGCGGCGGCCTGCGCCGAGCGCGGCCTCCCCCTCCTGGTCGACGCCGCCCAGACCGCCGGGCGCCTCCCCACCCCTGACGGCTGGTCACTCCTCGCCGCGAGTGCCCACAAATGGGGCGGACCGCCCGGGATCGGCGTCCTCGCCGTCCGCAAGGGCACCCGCTACCGCAGCCCGCTCCCCCCGGACGAGCGCGTCCACGGGAGCTCCGCCAACACCCCCGGCATCCCGGGCTTTCCGGACATCCCCGCGATCACCGCCGCCGCCGTCGCCCTCCGCGCGGTCCGCGCCGAGGCCGCCGCCGAGAACGCCCGCCTCCGCGCGCTCACCGACCGCCTCCGGGCCCGCGTCCCCGAGCTCGTCCCCGACGTCTCGGTCCTCGGGCCGGCCGATCCGGACGCCCGCCTCCCCCACCTGGTCACCTTCTCCTGCCTCTATGTGGACGGCGAGGCGCTGCTGACCGAGCTGGACCGGTCGGGCTTCGCCCTCTCCTCCGGCTCCTCCTGCACCTCCTCGACCCTGACGCCCAGCCATGTGCTGGCCGCGATGGGCGTGCTGACCGAGGGCAACCTCCGCCTCTCCCTCCCGCCGGGGACGCCCGAGTCGGAGGTCGACCGCTTCCTGGAGGTGCTCCCGAAGGCCGTCGCCTCCGTCCGGGCCCACCTGGCCCCTGACGCCCCGGCCGCGTCCGCACCGGCACTCCAGGAGCAGCTGGTCCTGGACACCCTCGGCCGCCGTTGCCCGGTCCCGATCATCGAACTCGCCAAGCACCTCACCGACGTACCGGTCGGCGGCACCATCCTCGTCGTCTCGGACGACGAGGCCGCCCGTCTGGATGTCCCGGCCTGGTGCGAGATGCGCGGGCAGGAGTACCTGGGCGAGTCCCCCGGTCCTGAGCACGGCCTCCCGGCCGGTACCGGTTACGCGGTCCGCCGCCGCTCCTGA